Proteins from a genomic interval of Plasmodium reichenowi strain SY57 chromosome 13, whole genome shotgun sequence:
- a CDS encoding hypothetical protein (conserved Plasmodium protein, unknown function), with amino-acid sequence MVKKNNMNDEEKVLYKFIENKILLKEFCDNYVSIKKNEEALKEEYNKVKLENLQLENEKKKYVEIIKNIDLKKEKEIDSSMFEYDTKIKKLEKQIEFLNDSLNTEKENYNHKVKEYICLQVEYEKCKEYLNRDKNKNVIDIIHNNNHRNNVNQNNVNQNDVNQNGINQNDINQNDINQNDINQNDINQNNINQNNINQNNINILNKIYISINEKIKDLLQQIKEIKTCRYYMEQNMKGYQSLLNDYLKQITDLNLKYDECYKLYKQTQYKNLIYKWQKKLFICEIELLKNNNQILTNQIILFKKNIKKVDAEKKEYYTLLKKAEKENFIFLHKLKKRNYTKMLKDLENTNTNTNTNTNTNTNTNTNTNTNTNTSTTFSCSSKDQLVQKTKENILQNNIHNDIKYEQDITYKKDMIHDKHLINDNNIIYNNNIKHHEHTKLEQRISHHSKESTKDKTTCIINTPNKENVSDNKQNITNKQMIKVNNINSKMLFLSNKVLVEKKTKIRKGMLFFSDNDTDKRKRKKIYIHYSL; translated from the coding sequence AtggtaaaaaaaaacaacatgaatgatgaagaaaaagtattatataaatttatagaaaataaaattctTCTAAAAGAGTTTTGTGATAATTATGtttcaataaaaaaaaacgaaGAAGCTCTAAAGGaggaatataataaagtaAAATTAGAAAATCTACAACTTgagaatgaaaaaaaaaaatatgtagaaatcataaaaaatatagacttaaaaaaagaaaaagaaattgaTAGTTCCATGTTTGAATATGatacaaaaattaaaaagttAGAAAAACAAATAGAATTTCTAAATGATTCATTAAATAcagaaaaagaaaattataatcaCAAAGTTAAAGAATATATCTGTCTACAAGTtgaatatgaaaaatgtaaggaatatttaaacagagataaaaataaaaatgttatagatattattcataataataatcatcGAAATAACGTTAATCAGAATAACGTTAACCAAAATGACGTCAACCAAAATGGCATCAACCAAAATGACATCAATCAAAATGACATCAACCAAAATGACATCAACCAAAATGACATCAATCAGAATAACATCAATCAGAATAACATCAATCAGAATAACATCAATATACtcaataaaatatatattagtattaacgaaaaaataaaagacCTATTACAACAAATcaaagaaataaaaacatgTAGATATTATATGGAACAAAATATGAAAGGTTATCAATCTCTTTTAAACGATTATTTGAAACAAATTACAGATctaaatttaaaatatgatgagtgctataaattatataaacaaactcaatacaaaaatttaatttataaatggCAAAAAAAACTTTTTATATGCGAAATAGAACtgttaaaaaataataatcaaattttaacaaatcaaataatattattcaaaaaaaatattaaaaaagttgatgcagaaaaaaaagaatattatacattattaaaaaaagcagaaaaagaaaattttatattcttacataaattaaagaaaagaaattatacaaaaatgtTAAAAGATTTAGAGAATACAAATACGAATACAAATACGAATACAAATACGAATACAAATACGAATACAAATACGAACACAAATACGAATACAAGTACAACCTTTTCATGTTCATCAAAAGATCAACTAGTTCAAAAGACcaaagaaaatattttacagaataatatacataatgatataaaatatgaacaagATATAACATATAAGAAAGATATGATTCATGATAAGCATCTAATAAATgacaataatataatatataataataatataaaacatcATGAACATACAAAACTTGAACAACGTATATCACATCATTCAAAGGAATCAACAAAGGATAAAACAACATGTATAATAAACACTCctaataaagaaaatgtaTCAGACAATAAACAAAACataacaaataaacaaatGATTAAggttaataatataaattcaaAAATGTTATTTCTTTCAAATAAAGTACTGGTAGAAAAGAAAACTAAAATAAGAAAAGGcatgttatttttttcagaTAATGATACAGAcaaaaggaaaagaaaaaaaatatatatacactattcattataa
- a CDS encoding hypothetical protein (conserved Plasmodium protein, unknown function): MEKESNEEKKKETQKNVFYNFNNVIVDQNYDVNKRNLNFVNSKVNGGDMGSLKTNSNIFNKSNKMKKKKNNNNINSDNNNNNNNNDNNNDNNSNINYYNYKMRNNQNMNTSLSNNRRKNYYNMANMGNSQNKYEVKNKRINKNKAKFGSNVNSNVTQNMNTYEGIINNENMVTLNKDDYNSMRIPNKNNKKNMNNNRTTSLIGDVNRNRYNNNNNNNNNNISYNKDEGINYDSLNKNKKNNINNEGHVKYYPNYNIKQNTNNYVKPINKLNLTYTNKLYKNVNNNNVMKNNISTEMNNPNFNDINKKNKNYFQNSNNLNKINPINITSNVNINKNVNMSILNMSNSNVSNSNVSNSNVSNSNVSNSNMSNFNMSNTYEPYFNMTYSHVPNMNQPLIKDISHIQDLCKNNIVDKNVQSRNNQSNNNMKRLQNVSLYGKDNDCKRRKGLYNLNNKNSNYSVSSYPDQCVKENSSLSKEKNINNDKKSNMNYDYKRMEYIGNNTCEGYFNTRLYEKEQHYLRVIERKINNICDILEYILYVDDKDSIDLLYFLIILLERIKKILSHLKNPYMNYDIFSIILNLYSCLCVKLFSENNILVIMNLKCFVLMFEILNLMDMQSFNLSYVLFLYVNYLKNNKNGIDILEKKNNIKYKKQVVENDKKMYKKLLNSFLNIFSYCSENTNVLVRVQAIKSLYYVLRFLYDKKKYKYNGEDTINKEDINTQCNTYDENLKQGTIFLFEENLIKVSLSIKKVSIIKGFVNSRMIYLQKFNSNFFEDNFDLIDMKNKNNDKEKNDIIKNGDNINVHRMNVKNEGDRNYKDTSIYKNKMNRMDNMNNMNNMNNMNNINTTNNMNNINNINTTNNVDNINTTNNVDNINTTNNVDNINTTNNLNNVNNLNNLNNINNSNITSNINKKKKYDESENSLHNILLLKNFETVFNCVPNDGWITNKIDDEDENMLLYILHIFELFVEIYEDKEINEIIIKNIVFFLNHTDLKIFSIVTRIIIKTSQINPINRIFFNKYISVLMKNFDKDRRRNIFLMLSYCKYEKSGIEVLLGILTNLCLYDFNYKTNTYYLEEETEENDFNIEQIRTLRRLKNRRYKKSLINSDNIKNTNVQNDIETYSNASEDEVYLIDKKIYNIEEWYYIYPIIIILSLNYSKYIQSFFFNKFNKTYIQNYYNITPYFNIFDWSNKFCYYLSKHIFTSHIEKLSCFIEQGLDIFHLLDSTLFYSKLQNYRNSYKLFLYHKNEYNAIDNNNNNNYNNYNNNNNNNNHNNNNNNYYYADNVRKIECAKNFMATEKSSNDISLDLLFYRTYAFLEYPNYVKLNLSYKENCYIYIYMLSLLNFFFNKEMNIFEENCFFLKRKIWKLLHDQTNLKSNSFLDYLGIFKDINFIRIHDTKYLTKLFDFINSNNITHLNRKDQSGLDRNCKNNEMLFSNITYDDGDLLYCDNYKKESEHKRMSYVEKLLLSFIINKENTKKLKNVLHYDYKDTGNHSINNKSVKNHMNILEKKKIRKLIYFEESYMKYNENICDIINHYIISKIYYILYLKNFFFEEKSMKIINADTFFSNYLCKDLLIELILVPMLYRSNTTIELFYTYPIKDMITKSYFANMSRKYFGRTSANTCSLGRINNCTIINNEKELFNDTIHCVYDPSGVRSENDNIDMNQIYRIQNEENKSSITSISDFNANSREENGVLRTAQNDGGLYKNKVRDIKILNNQKNTVYGLLPSAEENINYVKHDRERNRKSNFPICLEKDSHIKFLEVKIKIKNNNMGDMETMNIINNMKEKKKKNKNKKYEEGFIEYEENMQNKFDIYFYHKRLININHQINKNLIKTYYLFYRNYNYSLNMSEILHIILNKVYEENDILYNKLKHFVLNFSFDYHGNDTKMSSKFFHDIFYNKKLSKRNNKLEKINKYLSQNRNGHEYSNLIFELHKLGINKDDHKKSVYSINVCINKILKLIIKYLQNEDYINYEKCINFPYLFLSILNIKIKLSYEIILYDLFDNEDKDFNTLLKKLPIYINYLFHNLYVYIEYEDMFIIKEEESKNEKEKEKKNEKKKKKKHNYNYHQYDILYNRKDHLCKKSNMLLPSQNNNNLLMYNFMVENILSEDYSLTHLKSLNKTKKTETKNSLFAGRKKSKGTSQNIKVDSEFHLDEKYLKENIIHKNKKEITNQTNKDMQHFINKSHSMKIYTNEWYITSCMPLCRTQDNNSNTYRYIIKMECKKNVANNFNFSSTLPIKCNINLFYYYMENDMFYFIPLSKRKNVYLHPLRQ; the protein is encoded by the coding sequence ATGGAAAAAGAATCAAAcgaagaaaaaaagaaggaaACTCAAAAAAACgtattttataattttaataatgtaATAGTAGATCAAAATTATGatgtaaataaaagaaatttgAATTTTGTAAATTCTAAAGTGAATGGAGGTGACATGGGAAgtttaaaaacaaattcgaatatatttaataagtccaataaaatgaaaaaaaaaaaaaataataataatattaattctgataataataataataataataataatgataataataatgataataatagtaatattaattattataactatAAAATGAGGAACAACCAAAATATGAACACATCATTATCAAATAACAGAaggaaaaattattataatatggCCAATATGGGTAATAgtcaaaataaatatgaagtaaaaaataaaagaatcaataaaaataaagcaAAATTTGGATCCAATGTTAATTCGAATGTAACACAAAATATGAATACCTACGAAggaataataaataatgagaATATGGTTACATTAAATAAAGATGATTATAATTCTATGAGAATACctaataagaataataaaaaaaatatgaataataataggaCTACTTCTTTAATAGGAGATGTTAATAGaaatagatataataataataataataataataataataatattagtTATAACAAGGATGAAGGAATTAATTATGACagtttaaataaaaataagaaaaacaatattaataatgaagGTCATGTGAAATATTATccaaattataatataaaacaaaatacaaataattatgtaaaaccaatcaataaattaaatttaacGTATACTAATAAAttgtataaaaatgtaaataacaataatgttatgaagaataatattagcacagaaatgaataatcctaattttaatgatattaataaaaaaaataaaaattattttcaaaattCGAATAATTTGAATAAAATCAATCcaataaatattacatcGAATGTCAACATTAACAAAAATGTTAATATGTCAATTTTGAATATGTCAAACTCGAATGTGTCAAACTCGAATGTGTCAAACTCGAATGTGTCAAACTCGAATGTGTCAAACTCTAATATGTCCAATTTTAACATGTCAAACACTTATGAGCCCTATTTCAATATGACATATTCTCATGTGCCCAATATGAATCAGCCACTTATTAAAGACATTTCTCATATACAAGATCTTTGTAAAAACAATATTGTTGATAAGAACGTGCAGAGTAGAAATAACCaatcaaataataatatgaaaaggTTACAGAATGTGTCCCTTTATGGAAAAGATAATGATTgtaaaagaagaaaaggTCTATACAActtaaataataagaacAGTAATTATAGTGTTAGTAGTTATCCTGATCAGTGTGTTAAGGAAAATTCTTCGTTAtcaaaagaaaagaatataaataatgataaaaagagtaatatgaattatgattataaaaGGATGGAATATATTGGAAATAATACTTGTGAAGGTTATTTTAATACACGTTTATATGAGAAAGAACAACATTATTTAAGAGTAAtagaaagaaaaataaataatatatgtgatattttagaatatatattatatgtagATGATAAAGATAGTATTGATTTGTTATATTTccttataattttattagaacgaattaaaaagatattaagtcatttaaaaaatccatatatgaattatgatatatttagcattatattaaatttatattcatgTTTATGTGTGAAGTTATTTTcagaaaataatattttagttataatgaatttaaaatgttttGTATTAATGTTTGAAATATTGAATTTAATGGATATGCAATCTTTTAATTTGTCATAtgtactttttttatatgttaattatttaaagaataataaaaatggaatagatatattagaaaaaaagaacaatataaaatataaaaaacagGTTGTAGAAAATGACAAgaaaatgtataaaaaattgttaaattcctttttaaatatattttcatattgttCCGAAAATACTAATGTTTTAGTTCGTGTTCAAGCAATTAAATCACTTTATTATGTGTTAAGATTTTTATAcgataaaaagaaatataaatataatggAGAAGATACTATAAACAAGGAAGATATAAATACGCAATGTAATACATATGATGAAAATTTGAAGCAAGGAACCATATTTCTTTTTGaagaaaatttaattaaagTATCATtatctataaaaaaagtgaGCATTATAAAAGGATTTGTTAATAGTAGAATGatttatttacaaaaatttaattctaatttttttgaagataattttgatttgatagatatgaaaaataagaataatgataaggagaaaaatgatataattaaaaatggcgacaatataaatgttCATCGTATGAATGTTAAAAATGAGGGAGATAGGAATTATAAGGACAcatcaatatataaaaataaaatgaataggatggataatatgaataatatgaataatatgaataatatgaataatataaatacgacgaataatatgaataatataaataatataaatacgACGAATAATGtggataatataaataccACGAATAATGtggataatataaataccACGAATAATGtggataatataaatacgacgaataatttgaataatgtgaataatttgaataatttgaacaatattaacaatagtaatattacaagtaatataaataagaagaagaaatatGACGAAAGTGAAAATAGTTTACATAATATTCTtctattaaaaaattttgaaaCAGTTTTTAATTGTGTACCGAATGATGGTTGGATAACAAACAAAATagatgatgaagatgaaaatatgttactttatattttacacatttttgaattatttgttgaaatatatgaagataaagaaattaatgaaataataataaaaaatattgttttttttttaaatcatactgatttaaaaatttttagTATTGTAACAcgtattattataaaaaccTCTCAAATAAATCCGATTAatagaatattttttaataaatatatatctgttttaatgaaaaattttgataaggatagaagaagaaatatatttctaatGTTATCGTATTgtaaatatgaaaaaagtGGTATTGAGGTATTATTAGGGATATTAACGAATTTATGTCTGTATgattttaattataaaacaaatacaTATTACCTTGAGGAAGAGACTGAAGAAAATGATTTCAATATAGAACAAATAAGAACTTTAAGACGTTTGAAAAATAGAAGATATAAGAAGAGCTTAATAAATagtgataatataaaaaatacaaatgtACAAAATGATATAGAAACTTATAGTAATGCTTCAGAAGATGAAGTTTATTTAATtgataagaaaatatataatatagaagaatggtattatatatatcctataattattatattatcattgaattattctaaatatatacaatcatttttttttaataaatttaataaaactTATATAcagaattattataatattactccatattttaatatatttgattggtcaaataaattttgttattatctTTCAAAACATATCTTTACATCCCATATTGAAAAGTTATCATGTTTTATTGAGCAAGGTTTGGATATATTTCACTTATTAGATTctacattattttatagTAAGTTACAAAATTATAGGAATAGCTATaagttatttttatatcataagaatgaatataatgctatagataataataataataataattataataattataataataataataataataataatcataataataataataataattattattatgcaGATAATGTAAGGAAAATAGAATGTGCTAAAAATTTTATGGCGACAGAAAAAAGTTCAAATGATATATCCTTGGATTTACTATTTTATCGAACTTATGCATTTTTAGAATATCCAAATTATgttaaattaaatttaagttataaagaaaattgctatatttatatatatatgttatcacttttaaatttcttttttaataaagaaatgaatatatttgaaGAGAATTGTTTTTTCCTTAAACGAAAGATTTGGAAATTATTACATGACCAAACGAATTTAAAAAGTAATAGTTTTTTAGATTATTTAGGTATATTTAAagatattaattttattcgTATACATGATACAAAATATCTGACGAAATTATttgattttattaattctaATAATATCACACATTTAAATAGAAAAGATCAAAGTGGTCTTGATAGAAATTGTAAGAATAATGAAATGTTATTTAGTAATATTACATATGATGATGGtgatttattatattgtgataattataagaaaGAAAGTGAACATAAAAGAATGTCATATGtggaaaaattattattatcttttattataaataaagagAATACTAAAAAGTTGAAAAATGTATTGcattatgattataaaGATACAGGAAATCatagtataaataataaaagtgtgaaaaatcatatgaatatattggaaaaaaagaaaatacgaaagcttatatattttgaagaatcttatatgaaatataatgaaaatatatgtgatataataaatcactatattattagtaaaatatattatattttatatttaaaaaatttttttttcgaagaaaaaagtatgaaaataataaatgcAGATACGTTTTTTTCGAATTATTTGTGTAAAGATTTATTAATTGAATTAATATTGGTTCCTATGTTATATAGAAGTAATACAACGATTGAACTGTTTTATACATATCCAATAAAAGATATGATAACAAAATCTTACTTTGCTAATATGTCTAGAAAGTACTTTGGGAGAACATCAGCAAATACATGTTCATTAGgaagaataaataattgtactattattaataatgagaaagaattatttaatgataCCATACATTGTGTATATGACCCTAGTGGCGTAAGGAGtgaaaatgataatattgataTGAATCAAATTTATAGAAtacaaaatgaagaaaataaaagtagTATTACATCTATTAGTGATTTTAATGCAAATTCAAGAGAAGAAAATGGTGTTTTAAGAACAGCTCAAAATGATGGTggtttatataaaaataaagtgagggatataaaaatattaaataatcaAAAGAATACTGTGTATGGTCTGTTACCAAGCGCTGaggaaaatattaattatgtTAAACACGATAGAGAAAGGAATAGAAAAAGTAATTTTCCTATATGTTTAGAAAAAGATTCGCACATAAAATTTTTAGAGgtgaaaataaaaattaagaataataatatgggGGATATGGAGACaatgaatattataaacaatatgaaagaaaagaaaaagaaaaacaagaataaaaaatatgaagaagGTTTCATTgaatatgaagaaaatatgcaaaataaatttgatatatatttttatcataaaagacttattaatataaatcatcaaataaataaaaatttaataaaaacatattatttgttttatagaaattataattattccTTAAATATGTCAGAGATcttacatattatattaaataaagtatatgaagaaaatgatatattatataacaagttaaaacattttgttttgaatttttcatttgatTATCATGGTAATGATACAAAGATGAGTTCCAAATTTTTTCATgacattttttataataaaaaattaagtaaaagaaataataaattagaaaaaataaataaatatttatcacAAAATAGAAATGGACATGAATATAgtaatttaatttttgaaTTACATAAACTAGGTATTAACAAGGATGATCATAAAAAGAGTGTATATTCTATAAATgtttgtataaataaaatcTTGAAacttattataaaatatttacaaaatgaagattatataaattatgaaaagtgtataaattttccttatttattcttatctatacttaatataaaaataaagttatcttatgaaataatattatatgatttatttgataatgaagataaggattttaatacattattaaaaaagctaccaatatatatcaattatttattccacaatttatatgtatatattgaatatgaggatatgtttataataaaagaagaagaaagcaaaaatgaaaaggaaaaggaaaagaaaaatgaaaagaaaaagaaaaagaaacataattataattatcatcaatatgatatattatataataggAAGGACCatttatgtaaaaaaagtaatatgTTGTTACCATctcaaaataataataatttgttaatgtataattttatggttgaaaatatattatcagAAGATTATTCTCTTACACATCTAAAAAGCTTAAACAAAACTAAAAAAACCGAAACCAAAAATTCGTTATTTGCAGgtagaaaaaaaagtaagGGGACGAGTCAAAATATCAAAGTTGATTCTGAATTTCATTTagatgaaaaatatttaaaagaaaatattattcataaaaataaaaaagaaataacaaatcaaacaaataaagatatgcaacattttataaataaatcaCATAGTATGAAGatatatacaaatgaaTGGTACATAACTAGTTGTATGCCATTATGTAGGACTCAAGATAATAATTCGAATACttatagatatattataaaaatggaatgtaaaaaaaatgtggcaaataattttaatttttcttctacTCTGCCTAttaaatgtaatattaatctattttattattatatggaAAATGATATGTTCTATTTCATACCGCTCTCGAAAAGGAAAAACGTGTACCTACATCCACTCCGTCAATAA
- a CDS encoding hypothetical protein (conserved Plasmodium protein, unknown function) encodes MKCPSFSCKSKYYHHTSKYNYLSDDDDLNLFLKDTHKKKNFNYLLEKAVNNIIYETKKNCDISSDVEQIEKLNYENVEESENESLDDIDIILKKSKSENMFLKNKNNQNIYLPPKNIKHRIYSTNQEENEHVEKKIKNKIIASQNDKIIESQNDKIIASQNDKIIENFKNVLCNDINQYFKDIFKNLRINNQSTNTPLNANIETQNKIIQDNKNFNISNETSEEIISNTFKNNSNHYSSIMHNNVNSYNNSEYNINIKDIYVTKNIQPSNDNKTKSNKYRKNKYTKKNNKFTSIHLNNNNNSNNKLYTHHMNHKKKKKKKKKNXXXXKKKKKKKKKNSQEKISNHQHDNIMVQKKNFFENKKNINNKYFSNSYIDNNTVKSSQLISNAQIDGISEDLINSMDNLKNWESSIDNCNETSRDDFTFNHFQKNKNNNILNKLRF; translated from the exons aaatttcaatTATCTTCTAGAAAAGGCTGTaaacaatataatttatgaaaccaaaaaaaattgtgaCATTAGTTCAGATGTAGAACAAATAGAAAAATTGAATTACGAAAACGTGGAAGAATCAGAAAATGAATCATTAGATGATattgatattatattaaaaaaaagtaaatcagaaaatatgtttttaaaaaacaaGAATAACCAAAATATTTACTTACCTCctaaaaatattaaacaCAGAATATATTCTACAAACCAAGAAGAGAATGAACAtgttgaaaaaaaaataaaaaataaaattatagCATCTCAGaatgataaaattataGAATCCCAGaatgataaaattataGCATCTCAGaatgataaaattattgaaaattttaaaaatgtcTTATGTAATGACATTAATCAATAttttaaagatatattCAAAAACCTAAGAATTAATAACCAATCCACAAATACACCATTGAATGCAAATATAGAAacacaaaataaaataatacaagataacaaaaattttaatatatcaaatgAGACTTCTGAAGAAATAATATCTAATACATtcaaaaataattcaaatCATTACTCTTCTATTATGCATAATAATGTTAATTCCTATAATAATTCAgaatataacataaatataaaagatatatatgttaCAAAAAACATACAACCATctaatgataataaaacaaagagtaataaatatagaaagaacaaatatactaaaaagaataataaatttacTTCTATCCATCttaataacaacaataatagtaataataaactGTATACACATCATATGAAtcataagaaaaaaaaaaaaaaaaaaaaaaaaaatNNNNNNNNNNaaaaaaaaaaaaaaaaaaaaaaaaaaaaaaattcgCAAGAAAAAATCTCAAATCATCAACATGACAATATCATGgtccaaaaaaaaaatttttttgaaaataaaaaaaatattaataataagtatttttcaaatagttatatagataataatactGTAAAATCGTCTCAACTAATTTCAAATGCGCAAATTGATGGTATATCTGAAG ATCTAATAAATTCTATGGATAACCTAAAAAACTGGGAATCCTCAATAGATAATTGCAATGAAACATCACGTGACGATTTTACTTTTAATCATTTTcagaaaaataaaaataacaacatcttaaacaaattaagattttaa